A single window of Labeo rohita strain BAU-BD-2019 chromosome 4, IGBB_LRoh.1.0, whole genome shotgun sequence DNA harbors:
- the crybg1b gene encoding beta/gamma crystallin domain-containing protein 1 isoform X3, translated as MNQMDAIISPQIPPTEGGGVKKDAPPPQSQPENGEEQKTQIVSCKSDLQQPSIDTKKEVTSTEMTSIVNGDIQSVETEDQFYDCLTESGENTLPEIPSNNESLSLSSVKEKPTSLSSKATEASTEQVSENFTAKPASTDDTAFGLPASSDVKNTALSNSANKKTANEKTPEKPTAIEKTTSPQASSIEETSTLPASTNEKTTPLPETTTEIISATPQDSNDEKTTSPLDSTNEMTTPPPVSTNEKNTTPSESANKRTTTEKTTLPPASPSVITTHEKPTNIEMNTTPRASTNETTSTLPASTKEKTTLPASTTETIPVSLGSNDDNNKPPPASTNEKTTTPQASNNETTSTSPASTKGKTTKGKERKGRDMRPTLPASTPETISASLGSRDDSNKPPPASTDEETTSPLDSTNEKTTTLQASNNETTSTLPASTKGKERKGRDLRPALPASTTETISASLGSRDDKNKTPPASTDDETTSPLDSTNEKTTTLPASTTETISASLGPRDDQNKSPPTSTNEKNTTPPESANTRTAIERTTTPLASTNETTPILPASTKEKTTPLPASTTETVSASLGSRDDKNKPPPASTNEVICSLPVSTNAKTTPPSDSADKKTTEQKDAYLLASTDENIAHSPASTNETISALLGPASEKTTPSTASANEKAMPLPALTIETTSTESNSTSLGSGDDKTTPPSVVTNKIPPASTDEKTTSSLDSASRKTKNEVIIPPPAPNNEKTNETTTTPSASTKEKTTPAKSPAKENAAPPLSSTSPLVSNDITSKNERTTPLPVPSSIPITSSNGESITPLSSSKEKTLSPQDYESGKTTSSPEPINKKPLVSEVSAKAKIAASKSTDPSTRKKEFILKPLNLPQIPIAPGSSFQSRDSPSSWLDVDHQRPKKKKLLIPEPNLSSSVSETNLLNVSGEFDPDDFITNVKRLAMPFNLPQRKHNKHRLQAPPFAMPAIKEDRFEKPFDPEEFQYGLRRRREFIFDLAPNAISKSQDTEVKEVDIKPKRESILTRSLIFQRARKESEKEEKEEGSDENTTEPPKAKSRLERCSIVSMLRSPSKGRRMEFLSPTESPSDGPLSPSDGSGSTAPALSQLAPTTKPPKLISVEETLAKNDSHSAQSGSQVILKPSRDIGPAMTPDLKTTSKDTTIAMFTDTNTPFLPSGTQTSSQVVLKPTKDDEPTLVPDLKTTSLDPSVTMLTDKNAALKPTYTQSSSQNVLKLIKDDGPAMTPDLRATSRDPTVTLLTDTNAPLDGSQTSSKVVPKPTKDDEPTQAPDLKATSADPSVTLLTDTNTSSPSSGSQVVLKPIKDDGPPMTPDLKATSMDTTVTLLTDTNAPSPPNGSRTSSKVVPKPTKDDRLSQAPDLKATSADPPVTVLTDTNAPPPASSGSQNVLKPIETGTTDLKANSRDPTVTLLTDTNTPSPANGSQTFQVVLKDDGPTLTPVLKTTSLDPPVTMLTDSAPPPPSSGSQNVVKPIKDDGPAITPDPKTNSRDPTVTMFTDTKPPPLLNDTQTDSGVVLQPDGPTLKPTTVDPVVTKITDANAPPSLPSFDGIKLPSFLEKFLPKEPENTQLPKKIDPLVARESASVPGLVDLNKAVDAAAGKIPEVTIPPAPVVPAAQIPQAKPQRELPNIPAARGIHRRPAKIVIFEHPQFSGQSFEFYRDQPDATHMQLSSVVSIKVVRGCWILYEKPGFQGRCIALEEERVTDLPNEWAEEGEETSAPVVIGSVRLAVRDYTPPRIELFTEPTGMGRSFEYVDDTEEVGSYSRPQNTGSIKVHSGLWLVYSDPGFQGLLAVLEAGEYPFPQDWGFPVPMVGSLRPLRMGAMKVENPNAVKAVLYEKAGLQGRCVEVQGDVFSFTTTETDPSDSDNHGLNCVESLKILGGLWVGYDREGFDGQQFVLEEGEYLDWTDWGGTGEKLLSLRPVFMDFSSPHMKMFSEPDFSERGASIDLVEPLYNVADTRYGLHTRSIEVLAGVWVAFEGAGFSGQQYVLEKGLYGSPEDWGASHSRICSAVPVVLENLENSCHFQIELFSESGFGGTSVLVQDALPTMPSGFSVRSCRVHAGSWLAFSGECFSAHQCVLEEGFYSDLRTMGFTQPDVSVLSLQPTGFELSVPSVVLFERSGLRGRRTVLTTSSVNLQMTHSCSRVSSVLVLGGMWVLYEDHNFRGSQFLLKPGAIPDWPKLSSWLRIGSLRPLMQKQVHFRLRNNEAGLLMSVAGSLEDIKLMRIQVSEETGGAEQIWTYQDGLLQCKCLLDVCVDVSSGVLMSGSRAVLSAEPGKPQQLWNITTDGIIRSNAKPDLVLEVKGGQQFDKHQIIVNEFHPDKLNQRWSLEIL; from the exons TGATTTACAACAGCCCAGCATTGATACTAAAAAGGAAGTCACCAGCACAGAAATGACATCCATAGTAAATGGTGATATACAGTCTGTAGAGACAGAAGATCAGTTTTATGATTGTCTCACAGAATCTGGAGAAAATACCTTGCCTGAAATACCATCCAATAATGAAAGTCTATCTCTGAGCTCAGTGAAAGAGAAGCCCacttccttgtcatccaaagCCACTGAAGCGTCCACCGAGCAGGTCAGTGAAAATTTTACCGCTAAACCAGCTTCAACAGATGATACGGCCTTCGGTTTACCAGCCTCAAGTGATGTCAAGAACACAGCTCTGTCAAACTCagctaataaaaaaacagctaatgAAAAGACACCTGAAAAACCAACAGCTATTGAAAAGACCACATCTCCACAAGCCTCAAGCATTGAGGAAACCTCCACTTTGCCTGCTTCTACTAATGAAAAGACTACACCTCTACCAGAAACAACCACTGAGATAATCTCTGCAACTCCACAAGACTCAAATGATGAAAAAACTACATCTCCATTAGACTCAACCAATGAGATGACCACACCTCCACCAGTGTCAACTAATGAAAAGAACACAACTCCATCAGAGTCAGCTAACAAAAGGACGACTACGGAAAAGACCACTCTTCCACCAGCCTCACCCAGTGTAATAACCACTCATGAAAAACCAACAAATATTGAAATGAACACAACTCCACGAGCCTCAACCAATGAGACAACGTCCACTTTGCCTGCTTCAACTAAAGAAAAGACAACTCTACCAGCCTCAACCACTGAGACAATCCCTGTTTCATTAGGGTCTAATGATGACAACAACAAACCTCCACCAGCTTCAACAAATGAAAAGACCACAACTCCACAAGCCTCAAACAATGAGACAACGTCCACTTCGCCTGCTTCAACTAAAGGAAAGACAactaaaggaaaggaaaggaaaggacgtgacatgAGGCCAACTCTACCAGCCTCAACCCCTGAGACAATCTCTGCTTCACTAGGCTCCAGAGATGACAGCAACAAACCTCCACCAGCCTCAACTGATGAAGAAACTACATCTCCATTAGACTCAACAAATGAAAAGACCACAACTCTACAAGCCTCAAACAATGAGACAACGTCCACTTTGCCTGCTTCAactaaaggaaaggaaaggaaaggacgtgacctTAGGCCAGCTCTACCGGCCTCAACCACTGAGACAATCTCTGCTTCACTAGGGTCCAgagatgacaaaaacaaaactccaCCAGCCTCAACTGATGACGAAACTACATCTCCATTAGACTCAACAAATGAAAAGACCACAACTCTACCAGCCTCAACCACTGAGACAATCTCTGCTTCACTAGGCCCCAGAGATGACCAAAACAAATCTCCACCAACCTCAACTAATGAAAAGAACACAACTCCACCAGAGTCAGCTAATACAAGGACAGCTATCGAAAGAACCACAACTCCACTAGCCTCAACCAATGAGACAACCCCCATTTTGCCTGCTTCAACTAAAGAAAAGACTACACCTCTACCAGCCTCAACCACTGAGACAGTCTCTGCTTCACTAGGCTCCAGAgatgacaaaaacaaacctcCACCAGCTTCAACTAATGAGGTAATCTGCAGTTTACCAGTCTCAACTAATGCAAAGACAACACCTCCTTCAGACTCAGCTGATAAAAAGACAACTGAGCAAAAGGATGCGTATCTGCTGGCATCAACTGATGAAAATATTGCACATTCACCAGCCTCAACTAATGAGACAATCTCTGCATTGCTTGGCCCAGCTAGTGAAAAGACCACACCTTCAACAGCATCAGCCAATGAAAAGGCCATGCCTCTACCAGCATTAACCATTGAGACAACCTCCACTGAGTCTAACTCTACTTCATTAGGCTCAGGTGATGACAAGACCACACCTCCATCAGTCGTAACTAATAAAATTCCACCAGCTTCTACTGATGAAAAGACTACATCTTCATTAGACTCAGCTAGTCGAAAGACAAAGAATGAAGTGATTATTCCTCCACCAGCCCCGAACAATGAGAAAACTAATGAAACGACTACAACTCCATCAGCTTCAACTAAAGAAAAGACCACACCTGCAAAATCCCCAGCTAAAGAAAATGCTGCACCTCCACTATCTTCAACCAGTCCACTAGTCTCCAATGATATCACTAGTAAAAATGAGAGGACCACACCTCTACCAGTGCCATCCTCCATTCCCATAACCTCTAGCAATGGAGAGAGTATAACTCCACTTTCTTCATCCAAAGAAAAGACTCTATCACCACAGGACTATGAGAGTGGGAAGACCACTTCTTCACCAGAACCAATTAATAAAAAACCATTAGTTTCTGAAGTGTCAGCAAAAGCAAAGATTGCTGCTAGTAAATCAACGGATCCATCCACAAGAAAAAAGGAATTCATCCTCAAACCCCTTAATCTTCCACAGATCCCCATTGCACCCGGCAGCTCCTTCCAGAGTAGGGACTCTCCATCTAGCTGGCTTGATGTGGATCACCAACGTCCTAAAAAGAAGAAGCTGTTAATTCCAGAACCTAACCTCAGCTCCTCTGTGAGTGAGACCAACCTCCTGAACGTGTCGGGAGAATTTGACCCAGATGACTTTATAACAAATGTGAAAAGGCTGGCAATGCCGTTCAATCTTCCCCAACGCAAACACAACAAACATCGCTTGCAAGCACCTCCGTTTGCCATGCCTGCCATCAAAGAAGACCGCTTTGAGAAACCCTTCGATCCAGAGGAATTCCAGTATGGCTTGAGGCGAAGGAGGGAATTCATTTTTGATCTGGCTCCAAATGCaatctccaagagtcaagacACGGAAGTTAAGGAGGTGGACATCAAACCTAAGAGAGAGAGCATCCTCACAAGGTCCTTGATCTTCCAGAGAGCAAGGAAGGAATctgaaaaggaagaaaaagagGAGGGATCGGATGAAAATACAACAGAACCACCGAAGGCAAAGTCTCGTTTGGAGAGGTGCTCTATTGTCAGCATGCTACGCAGCCCCAGCAAAGGGAGACGAATGGAGTTTTTAAGCCCCACCGAGAGTCCTTCAGATGGACCGTTATCACCCAGTGACGGTTCTGGGTCAACAGCACCTGCACTATCCCAACTAGCGCCAACTACAAAACCTCCCAAACTGATCTCGGTAGAGGAAACCCTAGCCAAGAATGACAGCCATAGTGCCCAGTCTGGTTCTCAGGTTATTCTGAAACCTAGCAGGGACATTGGGCCTGCCATGACACCTGACCTCAAAACAACTTCAAAAGACACCACAATCGCTATGTTTACAGACACTAACACTCCTTTTCTTCCCAGTGGTACCCAGACTAGTTCCCAGGTTGTACTGAAACCTACGAAAGATGATGAACCTACCCTGGTGCCTGACTTGAAAACAACTTCATTAGACCCTTCAGTCACCATGTTGACAGACAAAAATGCTGCTCTAAAACCTACTTATACCCAGTCTAgttcacaaaatgttttaaaactcaTAAAGGATGATGGACCTGCCATGACACCTGATCTCAGAGCAACTTCAAGAGACCCAACAGTCACTTTGTTAACAGACACTAACGCTCCTCTAGATGGTTCCCAGACTAGTTCCAAG GTTGTACCAAAACCTACGAAAGATGATGAACCTACCCAGGCACCTGACTTGAAAGCAACTTCAGCAGACCCTTCGGTCACCTTGCTAACAGACACTAATACTTCTTCACCTAGTTCTGGTTCCCAGGTTGTTTTAAAACCTATCAAGGATGATGGACCTCCCATGACGCCTGATCTCAAAGCAACTTCAATGGACACCACAGTCACTTTGTTAACAGACACTAACGCTCCCTCTCCTCCAAATGGTTCCCGGACTAGTTCCAAGGTTGTACCGAAACCTACGAAAGATGATAGACTTTCCCAGGCACCTGACTTAAAAGCAACTTCAGCAGATCCTCCAGTCACCGTGTTAACAGACACTAATGCTCCTCCACCAGCTAGTTCTGGTTCCCAGAATGTTCTAAAACCCATTGAGACTGGGACAACTGATCTCAAAGCAAATTCAAGAGACCCCACAGTCACTCTTTTAACAGACACTAACACTCCTTCTCCTGCCAATGGTTCCCAGACTTTCCAGGTTGTACTAAAAGATGATGGACCTACACTGACACCTGTCTTGAAAACAACTTCATTAGACCCTCCAGTCACCATGCTAACAGACAGTGCTCCTCCACCGCCAAGTTCTGGTTCCCAGAATGTTGTAAAACCCATCAAGGATGATGGACCTGCCATCACACCTGATCCCAAAACAAATTCAAGAGACCCCACAGTCACTATGTTTACAGACACTAAACCACCGCCACTTCTCAACGATACCCAGACTGATTCTGGTGTTGTTCTGCAACCTGATGGTCCGACCCTGAAACCAACTACAGTAGACCCCGTTGTCACTAAAATAACCGATGCTAATGCTCCTCCATCACTTCCTTCATTTGATGGCATTAAGTTGCCTAGCTTCCTGGAGAAGTTTCTTCCAAAGGAACCCGAAAACACTCAACTACCAAAGAAGATCGACCCACTG GTGGCTAGAGAAAGTGCCTCAGTACCTGGTCTAGTGGATCTGAATAAGGCTGTTGACGCAGCTGCTGGAAAGATCCCAGAAGTCACGATTCCACCGGCACCTGTAGTTCCAGCGGCTCAAATCCCTCAAGCTAAACCTCAGAGAGAACTGCCAAAC ATTCCAGCTGCTCGTGGAATCCACCGGCGTCCCGCAAAG ATTGTGATATTTGAGCACCCTCAGTTCAGCGGTCAGTCCTTTGAGTTCTACAGGGATCAGCCTGATGCAACACACATGCAACTGTCCAGTGTCGTATCTATTAAAGTGGTCAGAGGATG CTGGATACTATATGAGAAACCAGGATTCCAGGGACGATGCATTGCTCTGGAAGAGGAACGAGTTACCGATCTGCCCAATGAGTGGGCAGAAGAGGGTGAAGAAACATCAGCCCCTGTGGTCATTGGCTCAGTTCGACTGGCTGTCAGA GACTACACTCCTCCCCGGATAGAGCTGTTCACCGAGCCCACTGGCATGGGCAGAAGCTTTGAGTATGTGGATGACACAGAGGAAGTTGGCAGTTACAGCCGTCCTCAGAACACCGGCTCCATCAAAGTCCACAGTGGTTT GTGGCTGGTTTATAGTGATCCGGGTTTCCAGGGTCTGCTGGCGGTTCTGGAGGCCGGAGAGTATCCGTTTCCGCAGGACTGGGGATTCCCGGTGCCCATGGTCGGCTCTCTGAGGCCTCTGCGTATG GGCGCTATGAAAGTGGAGAATCCGAACGCAGTCAAG GCCGTGTTGTATGAGAAGGCCGGTCTGCAGGGCCGGTGTGTGGAGGTTCAGGGAGACGTGTTCTCCTTCACCACGACAGAAACCGACCCGAGTGATTCGGACAATCACGGACTGAACTGTGTGGAATCACTCAAGATCCTCGGGGGCCT GTGGGTTGGATACGATCGCGAGGGTTTCGACGGGCAGCAGTTTGTTCTGGAGGAAGGAGAGTATCTGGACTGGACAGACTGGGGCGGGACGGGCGAAAAACTGCTCTCTCTGCGGCCCGTCTTCATG gatttctcaTCCCCTCACATGAAGATGTTCAGTGAGCCGGACTTCTCCGAGCGCGGCGCCAGCATCGACCTCGTGGAGCCGCTGTATAACGTCGCGGACACACGCTACGGCCTGCACACGCGCTCCATCGAGGTCCTGGCGGGAGT GTGGGTGGCGTTCGAGGGTGCGGGTTTCTCCGGTCAGCAGTATGTTCTGGAGAAGGGTCTGTACGGGAGCCCGGAGGACTGGGGCGCGTCACACAGCCGCATCTGCTCCGCCGTCCCCGTCGTTCTG gaaaatctAGAAAACTCCTGCCACTTCCag ATCGAGTTGTTCTCTGAGTCTGGATTCGGTGGGACATCTGTCCTGGTACAGGACGCGTTACCCACAATGCCCAGCGGCTTCAGCGTGCGCTCCTGCAGGGTTCATGCTGGCAG ctgGCTGGCGTTCAGCGGTGAGTGTTTCTCGGCTCATCAGTGTGTTCTGGAGGAGGGTTTTTATTCTGATCTGAGGACGATGGGTTTCACGCAGCCGGACGTGTCAGTTCTGTCCCTGCAGCCCACAGGATTC GAGCTCTCGGTGCCGTCGGTGGTGCTGTTCGAGCGCTCTGGACTCAGGGGACGGAGGACGGTCCTGACGACGAGTTCGGTGAATCTGCAGATGACGCACAGCTGCTCCAGAGTCTCGTCTGTGCTGGTGCTCGGCGGCAT GTGGGTTCTGTATGAGGATCATAACTTCAGAGGCTCTCAGTTCTTGTTGAAGCCCGGCGCCATTCCTGATTGGCCCAAACTCTCCTCCTGGCTGCGAATCGGATCGCTTCGGCCCCTCATGCAG AAACAAGTACATTTCCGTCTGCGGAACAACGAGGCGGGGCTACTGATGTCTGTCGCCGGCTCATTGGAGGACATCAAACTGATGCGGATCCAGGTGAGCGAGGAGACGGGCGGGGCTGAGCAGATTTGGACCTATCAGGACGGGCTCTTACAGTGCAAG tgtctGCTGGACGTGTGTGTGGACGTGAGTTCGGGTGTCCTGATGTCTGGCAGTCGAGCCGTTCTCTCCGCTGAACCCGGAAAACCACAGCAGCTCTGGAACATCACGACAGACGGGATCATCAGGAGCAACGCCAAACCGGACCTCGTGctggaggtcaaag